In the genome of Longimicrobium terrae, one region contains:
- a CDS encoding Tex family protein, giving the protein MPYAEKIAAELGLRAPQVAAALELLLAGNTIPFVARYRKEATSELDEVQLRDLRDRHEYLAELDDRRAAILKSIDEQGKLTPALRASIEGAVTKSALEDLYLPYKPKRRTRATIALERGLGPLAEALWGGAASDRDLAARAAEFVDADKGVATVADALAGARDVAAERISEDAAARAYVREQVRTRGVLESKAARGKENEVSKFQDYYDFTGPVRDLPSHRILAVRRGETEGFLTARILAPDEAIVMALRNRFLDGHRAPEQMGLAVEDAYNRLLSPSAEVEVRMELKTRADEEAIAIFGSNLEALLLQPPAGGRTVLGVDPGYRTGCKLAVVSRTGALLETGVVYLHQEDRARRELTRLIEKHGVELVAVGNGTASRESDRMAREAVRDASIDPRPAVVMVNEAGASVYSASDTARDEFPDLDLTLRSAVSIARRLQDPLAELVKIDPKSIGVGQYQHDVSQTRLKRRLDETVESCVNRVGVELNTASAALLGYVAGIGPTVAQRIVEQRDQAGPFRSRAELVKKVPGLGPKTFEQAAGFLRVRGGAHPLDASAVHPERYGLVERMAGDLGVDMTTLVGNEASIGHIDLTRYVGNGVGLPTLQDIVAELRKPGRDPREQFEAPSFRDDVQKVEDLKEGMTLQGTVTNVVAFGAFVDIGVHQDGLVHVSELSDKFIRDPSEAARVGDRVTVRVLSVDVPRQRIALSMKSPGAQRSAGGARQGGGQEKPAPRPQPKAPPKPEPPRDGVAANGMRIKTRR; this is encoded by the coding sequence TTGCCGTACGCTGAAAAAATCGCCGCTGAACTGGGGCTGCGCGCGCCGCAGGTAGCCGCCGCGCTGGAACTGCTGCTGGCGGGAAACACCATTCCGTTCGTGGCCCGCTACCGCAAGGAAGCCACGAGCGAGCTGGATGAGGTGCAGCTGCGCGACCTGCGCGACCGCCACGAGTACCTGGCGGAACTGGACGACCGCCGCGCCGCCATCCTCAAGTCCATCGACGAACAGGGCAAGCTCACGCCCGCGCTGCGCGCCTCCATCGAAGGCGCCGTCACCAAGTCGGCGCTGGAAGATCTTTATCTCCCGTACAAGCCCAAGCGCCGCACCCGCGCCACCATCGCACTGGAGCGGGGGCTGGGGCCGCTGGCGGAAGCGCTCTGGGGCGGCGCGGCGTCCGACCGCGACCTCGCCGCGCGCGCCGCGGAGTTCGTGGATGCGGACAAGGGCGTGGCGACCGTGGCGGACGCGCTGGCCGGCGCGCGCGATGTGGCCGCGGAGCGCATCTCCGAAGACGCCGCCGCGCGCGCATACGTGCGCGAGCAGGTGCGCACCCGCGGCGTGCTGGAAAGCAAGGCGGCGCGCGGCAAGGAGAACGAGGTCAGCAAGTTCCAGGATTACTACGACTTCACCGGTCCCGTCCGCGATCTTCCCAGCCACCGCATCCTGGCCGTGCGACGGGGGGAGACGGAGGGCTTTCTGACCGCGCGCATCCTGGCGCCGGACGAGGCGATCGTCATGGCGCTGCGCAACCGCTTTCTGGACGGGCACCGCGCGCCGGAGCAGATGGGCCTGGCGGTAGAGGACGCGTACAACCGCCTGCTGTCGCCTTCCGCGGAGGTGGAGGTGCGAATGGAGCTCAAGACGCGCGCGGATGAGGAGGCGATTGCCATCTTCGGCAGCAACCTCGAGGCGCTCCTCCTGCAGCCTCCCGCCGGCGGACGGACGGTGCTGGGCGTCGATCCGGGATACCGCACCGGCTGCAAGCTGGCCGTCGTCAGCCGCACCGGCGCGCTGCTGGAGACCGGCGTCGTCTATCTGCACCAGGAAGACCGCGCGCGGCGGGAACTGACACGGTTGATCGAAAAGCACGGCGTGGAGCTCGTCGCCGTCGGGAACGGGACGGCGAGCCGCGAATCGGACCGCATGGCGCGCGAAGCCGTCCGCGACGCCTCCATCGATCCGCGTCCCGCCGTGGTGATGGTCAACGAAGCGGGCGCCTCCGTCTACTCCGCATCCGACACCGCGCGTGACGAATTTCCGGATCTGGATCTGACGCTGCGATCCGCGGTCAGCATCGCGCGCCGGCTACAGGACCCGCTGGCCGAACTGGTGAAGATCGATCCCAAGTCCATCGGCGTGGGCCAGTACCAGCACGACGTGTCGCAGACGCGGCTGAAGCGGCGGCTGGACGAGACGGTGGAGAGCTGTGTGAACCGTGTGGGCGTGGAGCTGAACACGGCGTCGGCCGCGCTGCTGGGCTACGTGGCGGGCATCGGCCCCACCGTGGCGCAGCGCATCGTGGAGCAGCGGGACCAGGCCGGCCCGTTCCGCTCGCGCGCGGAGCTGGTGAAGAAGGTGCCGGGCCTGGGTCCCAAGACGTTCGAGCAGGCCGCCGGCTTCCTGCGCGTGCGCGGCGGTGCCCATCCGCTTGACGCCTCGGCCGTGCATCCGGAGCGCTACGGCCTGGTAGAGCGAATGGCGGGCGATCTGGGCGTGGACATGACGACGCTCGTGGGGAACGAGGCGTCAATCGGCCACATCGACCTGACCCGCTATGTCGGGAACGGCGTGGGACTCCCCACGCTTCAGGACATCGTGGCGGAACTGCGCAAGCCCGGCCGCGACCCGCGCGAGCAGTTCGAGGCACCCTCTTTTCGCGACGACGTGCAGAAGGTGGAAGACCTCAAGGAGGGAATGACGCTGCAGGGAACGGTGACCAACGTGGTCGCCTTTGGTGCGTTCGTCGACATCGGTGTGCACCAGGACGGCCTGGTGCACGTGTCGGAACTCTCGGACAAGTTCATCCGCGATCCGTCAGAAGCCGCGCGGGTGGGCGATCGCGTGACTGTTCGTGTGCTGTCGGTAGATGTACCGCGCCAGCGCATCGCGTTGTCGATGAAGTCACCGGGCGCGCAGCGTTCCGCGGGTGGGGCGCGGCAGGGCGGGGGACAGGAGAAGCCCGCGCCGCGCCCGCAACCGAAGGCGCCGCCCAAGCCTGAGCCGCCACGGGATGGCGTCGCGGCCAACGGAATGCGCATCAAGACCCGCCGCTGA